The following coding sequences lie in one Hyalangium ruber genomic window:
- a CDS encoding DUF503 domain-containing protein, which produces MFVCVSRLTLQIPESGSLKAKRQVLRRVTERVKARFNVAVAEVDDQDLWQKASIALAVVGNERRHVDEQMEKIIHFVEEMYVAPLISREKEILALGDKLFSHELAPEAPEAGDTEEAPEGEQEGLSPDELIASLNRAERSMAEAEGMGDWERRHEGQEGREGTGKPAPSRGGPLTLDEARVRARNLRNPRDWEKK; this is translated from the coding sequence TGTCTCACGTCTCACCCTTCAGATTCCCGAGAGCGGCTCGCTCAAGGCCAAGCGTCAGGTGCTTCGTCGGGTGACGGAGCGGGTGAAGGCCCGCTTCAACGTCGCCGTGGCGGAGGTGGACGACCAGGACCTCTGGCAGAAGGCCTCCATCGCTCTCGCCGTGGTGGGCAACGAGCGCCGCCACGTGGATGAGCAGATGGAGAAGATCATCCACTTCGTGGAGGAGATGTACGTCGCTCCCCTCATCTCCCGGGAGAAGGAGATCCTCGCGCTCGGGGACAAGCTCTTCTCGCACGAGCTGGCGCCGGAGGCTCCCGAGGCGGGAGACACGGAAGAAGCGCCGGAAGGGGAGCAGGAGGGCTTGAGCCCCGATGAGCTGATTGCCAGCTTGAACCGGGCGGAGCGCTCCATGGCGGAGGCCGAGGGGATGGGGGACTGGGAACGGCGGCACGAGGGGCAGGAGGGCCGGGAAGGCACGGGCAAGCCTGCTCCCTCGCGGGGCGGCCCGTTGACGCTGGATGAAGCCCGGGTACGCGCGCGCAACCTGCGCAACCCCCGGGACTGGGAGAAGAAATGA
- the rbfA gene encoding 30S ribosome-binding factor RbfA — MSTHSRPERVGQEIQAAIGQILTRGELRDPRIGFITITGVKVSPDLRVARVFYSMLGTEKEREDTQKGLEAAKGFIRREVTSVVNLRVSPEIFFSFDASVGEGDKIDRLLREVREKEGW; from the coding sequence ATGAGTACGCATTCGCGACCGGAGCGCGTGGGCCAGGAGATCCAGGCCGCCATTGGCCAGATCCTCACCCGCGGCGAGCTGCGCGACCCGCGCATCGGCTTCATCACCATCACCGGAGTGAAGGTCTCGCCGGACCTGCGCGTGGCCCGCGTCTTCTACTCGATGCTGGGCACCGAGAAGGAGCGCGAGGACACGCAGAAGGGCTTGGAGGCAGCCAAGGGCTTCATCCGCCGGGAGGTGACGTCGGTGGTGAACCTGCGGGTGTCCCCGGAGATCTTCTTTTCCTTCGATGCGTCGGTGGGCGAGGGCGACAAGATCGACCGGCTGCTGCGCGAGGTCCGCGAGAAGGAAGGCTGGTAA